The following DNA comes from Mycobacterium sp. MS1601.
GTACGGTCCGCTGTCCAACGGCGTCACCCAGGTGGTCTACGAAGGCACCCCGGCTTCCCCCGATGAACACCGGCACTTCCAGATCATCGAAAAATACGGTGTCACCATTTATTACACCGCCCCCACGCTGGTGCGGACGTTCATGAAATGGGGCCGCCAGATCCCCGCCGATCACGACCTGTCGTCGCTGCGGCTGCTCGGCTCGGTCGGTGAGCCCATCAACCCCGAAGCGTGGCGCTGGTACCGGATGGCGTTCGGCGCGGACAAGACCCCGATCGTGGACACCTGGTGGCAGACCGAGACCGGCGCCATCATGATTTCCCCGCTGCCCGGGGTCACCCACACCAAACCCGGTTCGGCGATGCGGGCGCTGCCCGGTGTGTCGGCCAAGATCGTCGATGACGACGGCAACGAACTCGCCCCCGGCACCGACCACGGCGAGCAGGTCTCCGGCTACCTGGTGTTGGACAAGCCGTGGCCGTCGATGCTGCGCGGCATCTGGGGCGACGAGGAACGGTTCAAGGACACCTACTGGTCCCGATTCGCCGAGCAGGGCTGGTACTTCGCCGGCGACGGCGCCCGCTACGGCAGCGACGGCGAGATCTGGGTGCTGGGACGCATCGATGACGTCATGAACGTCTCCGGACACCGCATCTCCACCGCCGAGGTGGAATCAGCGCTCGTCGGGCACTCCGGTGTCGCCGAGGCCGCCGTCGTCGGAGCCACCGACGAGCACACCGGACAGGCGATCTGCGCATTCGTCATCCTGAAGTCATCGGCACACGGCGGCGAGACCACCATGATCGACGAGTTGCGCGCCGAAGTGGCCCGCGAGATCTCCCCGATCGCCAAACCCCGTGAGATCCATGTGGTTCCGGAACTCCCGAAGACCCGCAGCGGCAAGATCATGCGACGCCTGCTGCGCGACGTCGCCGAGGGCCGCGAACTCGGTGACACCTCGACCTTGGTGGACCCCAGCGTCTTCGAGGCCATCCGCGCCAGCAAGTGACCAGCGCGGTCGCCGAGGCGACGAAGGAGCCGGGGAGAGCGGCCGCGCCACCGCAGTTGTCACACCGGCCGAAAGCCCGACCCCGGTCGGGCTTTCGCCGTGATGTCGGCCAGCTGCGTGGGAAACGACATGGTGACCGCGGGCGTGTGCAGCGGGATGAACTTGATGACACAGCTGGGTAGGTCATTGCTGAACGCCCCGTGGATCATCCCGACCAGTTTGTTGTTCGCGGTCACCGGCGCACCCGAGTCACCCGGGGCGCCGCACACCTGGTTCAAAACGGTGCCGGGGTCTTCACCGGGGCCCCACGTCACGCCGCAGGATGTGCCGGTGGTGCGGCCGAGCTTGCAGACCACCTGACCGAACGCGGGGTCGGGCCCCAGTCCGTCGATGACGAATCCGTTGACGTTGTTGGTCGGGATCACCTTGCTGCGATCGAAACGGATGACGGCGTAGTCAAGAGCGTCGTTTCCTGCCACCATCACGCCCACCGGGCCTGCGTTCTCCGCGCCTTCAGCTGCGACCTGCGCTCCGGGTCCGCCGCAGTGCGCCGAGGTGAACCCCACCAGATCACCGCGGTTGTCGGTTCCGATGGCAGTCAGCGTGCAGTACGACTCCCCGTTGATGACGATCCCGGACCCACCACCGAGGGTGACGGGAGCGGCGACCGCTGGGCCTGCGGTGACGATGGACAACGTAGCCAACGCCGCGAAAACACAGCCAGCAAGGCGCACGATCTTCAAAACGAACTCCGGAGTCAGGGTTTGGCCAGGGTCGTCCCCAGTGAACCAGACATGGCACCATAAAGCCGTGAGCAATGGTGACCGCAAGAATGGTGTGCCCGCGACCGTGACGTCGATTCCGCTGATCGACCCCAACGCAGTCCCCGCGGACCCGTCGATCGGCGACCTGGTCAAAGACGCCACCACCCAGGTCTCCACGCTGGTGCGCGCCGAGGTGGAACTGGCCCGCGCCGAGATCACCCGGGATGTGAAGAAGGGCCTCACCGGCAGCGTCTTCTTCGTCCTGGCGCTGCTGGTGTTGTTCTACTCCACCTTCTTTTTCTTCTTCTTCCTGGCCGAGCTTCTGGACACCTGGTTGTACAGCTGGGCGGCGTACCTGATCGTGTTCGGCATCATGGTGGTCACGGCCGCACTGTTCGCGCTGCTCGGGTACCGCAAAGTGCGCAAGATCCGTGGCCCGCAGCAGACCATCGAGACGGTCAAGGAAACCAAGGCGGCGTTCATCCCCGGTGACAAGACACCGAGCGCACCGGCGGTCAAGGCTCCGGCGACCACCGACCCCTCGGGCTGGTAGATGCCGCCCCCGGATCCGTCCGTCGTCCGCATCAACGGACCGTGGCGTCACTTCGACGTCCACGCGAACGGCATCCGGTTTCATGTCGTCGAGGCTGAGGCCGCCGATCCAGACGCGCCACTGGTTGTGCTCCTGCACGGATTCGGCTCGTTCTGGTGGTCGTGGCGCCATCAGCTGCGCGGGCTCACCGGAGCCCGGGTGGTGGCGGTGGATCTGCGCGGCTACGGCGGCAGCGACAAACCTCCACGGGGATACGACGGGTGGACACTGGCCGGAGACACCGGCGGTCTGATCCGCGCTCTGGGGCACACCTCGGCCACGCTGGTGGGCCATGCCGACGGCGGCCTGGTGTGCTGGGCCACCTCTGTGCTGCATCCGAGGCTGGTGCGGTCCATCGCACTGGTCAGTTCACCGCATCCGGCTGCCCTGCGCCGGGCTGCACTGACCCGCCGTGACCAGGGCCGCGCACTTCTGCCCTCACTACTGTCCTATCAATTGCCCCGCTGGCCCGAGCACGTGCTGACCCGACGCGGCGCCGACGATCTCGAGGCCCTGGTGCGCAGCCGCGCCTCCGGCAAGTGGCTGGCGTCGGAAGACTTCTCCGAGACCGTGATCCATCTGCGCCGGGCGATCCAGATTCCCGGTGCGGCACATTGCGCGCTGGAGTACCAGCGCTGGGCGGTGCGCAGCCAGCTGCGCGGTGAGGGCAGGCGATTCATGAAGCAGATGAAGCGCGAGCTCGGGATCCCGCTGCTGCACATGCGCGGGGACGCCGACCCGTACGTGCTGGCCGACCCGGTGGACCGCACGCAGCGCTACGCACCGCACGGACGTTTCGTATCGCTTTCCGGCGCAGGCCATTTCGGCCACGAAGAGGCTCCGGACGAAGTCAACGACCACCTGATGCGGTTTCTGGCGCTCAAGTGATCGCGGCCCGGCCCTCTCTCCCCCTCGTCCCTCGGGCTCGTCGACCGGCCTAAGTGACGCAGGACCCGGTGGCCGCGCGCTCGGTGGCGTTGACCTTCAGCATCTGACGCTCCACCTCGTTGGCGGTCAGCACGAATCCGGTATCGGTGTCGTCCACCGCGGCACCGAACACCACGCCCAGCACCCGGCCGTTTGCGTCGATCAGCGGTCCACCCGAATTGCCCTGCCGCACCGTGCCCC
Coding sequences within:
- the acs gene encoding acetate--CoA ligase: MTETHTEVLSAYPPAAEFAEQANATAALYDEAEADRLAFWATQANRLSWDTPFTEVLDWSQRPFAKWFADGKLNVSYNCVDRHVEAGNGDRVAIHWVGEPVEHHRSITYAELKDEVSQAANTLTDLGLVSGDRVAIYMPMVPEAIVAMLACARLGVMHSVVFAGFSASALKARIEDASAKLVITTDGQYRRGQAVSLKAGVDEAIAGLGDDSPVEHVLVVRRTGIDVEWTEGRDLWWDEVVPKASTEHTPAAFDSEHPLFLLYTSGTTGKPKGIMHTSGGYLTQASYTHFNVFDIKPETDVYWCTADIGWVTGHTYIVYGPLSNGVTQVVYEGTPASPDEHRHFQIIEKYGVTIYYTAPTLVRTFMKWGRQIPADHDLSSLRLLGSVGEPINPEAWRWYRMAFGADKTPIVDTWWQTETGAIMISPLPGVTHTKPGSAMRALPGVSAKIVDDDGNELAPGTDHGEQVSGYLVLDKPWPSMLRGIWGDEERFKDTYWSRFAEQGWYFAGDGARYGSDGEIWVLGRIDDVMNVSGHRISTAEVESALVGHSGVAEAAVVGATDEHTGQAICAFVILKSSAHGGETTMIDELRAEVAREISPIAKPREIHVVPELPKTRSGKIMRRLLRDVAEGRELGDTSTLVDPSVFEAIRASK
- a CDS encoding S1 family peptidase — protein: MATLSIVTAGPAVAAPVTLGGGSGIVINGESYCTLTAIGTDNRGDLVGFTSAHCGGPGAQVAAEGAENAGPVGVMVAGNDALDYAVIRFDRSKVIPTNNVNGFVIDGLGPDPAFGQVVCKLGRTTGTSCGVTWGPGEDPGTVLNQVCGAPGDSGAPVTANNKLVGMIHGAFSNDLPSCVIKFIPLHTPAVTMSFPTQLADITAKARPGSGFRPV
- a CDS encoding phage holin family protein; this translates as MSNGDRKNGVPATVTSIPLIDPNAVPADPSIGDLVKDATTQVSTLVRAEVELARAEITRDVKKGLTGSVFFVLALLVLFYSTFFFFFFLAELLDTWLYSWAAYLIVFGIMVVTAALFALLGYRKVRKIRGPQQTIETVKETKAAFIPGDKTPSAPAVKAPATTDPSGW
- a CDS encoding alpha/beta fold hydrolase, whose product is MPPPDPSVVRINGPWRHFDVHANGIRFHVVEAEAADPDAPLVVLLHGFGSFWWSWRHQLRGLTGARVVAVDLRGYGGSDKPPRGYDGWTLAGDTGGLIRALGHTSATLVGHADGGLVCWATSVLHPRLVRSIALVSSPHPAALRRAALTRRDQGRALLPSLLSYQLPRWPEHVLTRRGADDLEALVRSRASGKWLASEDFSETVIHLRRAIQIPGAAHCALEYQRWAVRSQLRGEGRRFMKQMKRELGIPLLHMRGDADPYVLADPVDRTQRYAPHGRFVSLSGAGHFGHEEAPDEVNDHLMRFLALK